A region from the Phycisphaerales bacterium genome encodes:
- a CDS encoding response regulator translates to MALNDEDYSSCSVLLVDDNEQNLELLLAYLDDLKCELRTAKDGLEALDAVKAKLPDLVLMDVMMPRMSGFQACARIKKDAGTRHIPVLMVTALNEVGDVERAVDSGADDFLTKPVNRLELLTRVRSMLRVGLLQRQLRETLEKLRESGSDATTGRA, encoded by the coding sequence ATGGCGCTCAACGATGAGGACTACTCGTCGTGCTCGGTGCTGCTCGTGGACGACAACGAGCAGAACCTGGAGTTGCTGCTGGCGTATCTCGATGACCTCAAGTGCGAGTTACGGACGGCGAAGGACGGGCTGGAGGCGTTGGACGCTGTGAAGGCCAAGTTGCCGGATCTGGTGCTGATGGACGTGATGATGCCTCGAATGTCGGGATTCCAGGCGTGCGCGCGGATCAAGAAGGACGCTGGGACGCGGCACATTCCGGTGCTGATGGTGACGGCGCTCAACGAGGTGGGCGATGTCGAACGGGCGGTGGACTCGGGGGCGGACGACTTCCTGACCAAGCCGGTGAATCGGCTGGAACTGTTGACAAGGGTGCGGTCGATGCTGCGCGTGGGGCTGCTTCAGCGGCAACTGCGCGAGACGCTGGAGAAGTTGCGGGAATCGGGGAGCGACGCGACGACCGGGAGGGCGTGA
- the dacB gene encoding D-alanyl-D-alanine carboxypeptidase/D-alanyl-D-alanine-endopeptidase — MPRIAACVLALALTAATLGQALTSSVRRLVADPRLSGTRIGVQIIDCADGRSLAAFKEDEAFKPASNMKLLTSGAALRVLGDSFSFKTEIVSIGDRLVIRGGGDPALGDPEVLKGMQPPMNAEDLLSVIVETVRKANITGVDEVVVDDRVFDREYVHPTWPAANLTRPYSAEVSGVNFHANFVRVLLAPRRGSFDGAPPTITLDPAMPFIDLDNRARSGAMGKNTLRIARSNDGRRLSFVGELGSSFEDGVSVHAPGDVFGLLVADRLSTRGVTVARKARLADLAEDLSGGTVVGIVSTPIEEVLRRCNRDSENLYAESLMKRMGHEVTGEPGSWTNGPAVMRMVLSEVLGPEASAMTTVVDGSGLSHDNRVAPSVFARWLKAMATGTHAEMYRQSLAEPGGEGTLEKRFRNANLHNEVHAKSGYITGVRTLSGYVYNRENDHAVAFSILINDANTDVENRVSKDVQEDIVKVIDDWLARQHEEKVKISG, encoded by the coding sequence ATGCCGCGAATCGCGGCCTGCGTCCTCGCTCTCGCCCTCACCGCCGCCACATTAGGCCAGGCCCTCACCTCCTCGGTCCGCCGCCTCGTCGCCGATCCGCGTCTCTCGGGAACACGCATCGGAGTCCAGATCATCGATTGCGCCGATGGTCGATCTCTCGCCGCGTTCAAGGAGGACGAGGCCTTCAAGCCCGCCTCCAACATGAAACTCCTGACCTCCGGCGCGGCTCTCCGTGTCCTCGGCGACTCGTTCTCCTTTAAGACCGAGATCGTTTCCATCGGCGATCGCCTCGTCATCCGCGGCGGCGGCGACCCGGCCCTGGGTGACCCCGAGGTCCTCAAGGGCATGCAACCCCCCATGAACGCCGAGGATCTCCTGAGCGTCATCGTCGAGACCGTCAGGAAAGCCAACATCACCGGCGTGGACGAGGTCGTCGTCGATGATCGCGTCTTCGATCGCGAGTACGTCCATCCTACCTGGCCTGCGGCGAATCTCACACGTCCATACAGCGCCGAAGTCTCAGGCGTCAACTTCCACGCAAACTTCGTCCGCGTCCTCCTTGCGCCGCGGCGCGGCAGTTTCGACGGCGCCCCGCCCACCATCACCCTCGACCCGGCGATGCCTTTTATCGACCTCGACAACCGCGCCCGCAGCGGCGCCATGGGCAAGAACACGCTCCGCATCGCCCGTTCCAACGATGGCCGCCGTCTCTCCTTTGTCGGCGAACTCGGATCCTCGTTCGAAGACGGCGTCAGCGTTCATGCGCCGGGAGATGTCTTTGGGCTTCTCGTGGCCGACCGCCTCTCGACGCGTGGCGTCACCGTCGCCAGGAAGGCCAGGCTCGCCGATCTCGCCGAGGATCTCTCCGGGGGCACCGTCGTCGGCATCGTCTCGACACCCATCGAGGAAGTCCTGCGTCGCTGCAACCGCGACTCCGAGAATCTCTACGCCGAGAGCCTCATGAAGCGCATGGGCCACGAGGTCACGGGTGAGCCGGGCAGTTGGACCAACGGACCCGCCGTCATGCGCATGGTCCTCTCCGAGGTCCTGGGGCCCGAGGCCTCCGCCATGACCACCGTCGTCGATGGCTCGGGTCTCAGCCATGACAACCGCGTGGCGCCATCGGTCTTCGCCCGTTGGCTCAAGGCCATGGCGACCGGCACCCACGCCGAGATGTACCGCCAGTCCCTGGCAGAACCCGGTGGCGAGGGCACACTCGAGAAACGATTCCGAAACGCCAACCTGCACAACGAGGTCCACGCCAAGAGCGGCTACATCACCGGCGTCCGCACGCTCTCGGGCTATGTCTACAACCGCGAGAACGATCATGCCGTCGCCTTCAGCATCCTCATCAACGACGCCAATACCGACGTCGAGAATCGCGTGAGCAAGGACGTTCAGGAAGATATCGTCAAAGTGATCGACGACTGGCTTGCCAGACAGCACGAGGAAAAGGTCAAGATCAGCGGCTAA